In the Pectinophora gossypiella chromosome 27, ilPecGoss1.1, whole genome shotgun sequence genome, GAAAAAAGCCTAACTAAATGTTGAAAAAAGTTTTGAACTTTGTCTACTGCACAAAAATTGACAGATAAGAATTCTTGGCATAACCTCTTTCAGCGATTTTGTTTCAAAAATCTttagaaattataattttgCTAACATAATGGCTTCGTTGAAGGTGTATTCGGTGGGTAGGCTGGCCAAATACGTGACAGACTCCACTCTCAGGAATCTACGAAGCAGTGTGTACAGGTGAACATTGCGCAACTTATCTTTACATTATAACCTATAATAATCgtctttttaaacttaaaaaactcATTTTGGTTACGAAATCGAAATTTTATGCCTCTGAACAAAGCACAAAGTTTCTCAAAAGCGAAATCGATGTTaattttccaaattcaaaagctgatgtaatatttgatttttatgagttttttgATGATTTATGTATactttttcttaaataaatatgaataatttCAGTCATTTATTGCTAAATACCTGATCTATTATAGTATAGTTCTGATAAATATATCTTAACTTCTGATTCTAGTGTTCGTTTAGATAATATTCCTTGATGAGctagcttgttttttttttaattcttgattTTGATATTCTTCCTGAAAACCTCAAGATATCAATTGTGtttgatccaaacgtgaatttaaattaaaaagtaactagGTAACtaacttatcatcatcattaacctCTTATCTGCCGAGATACAGATCTGTGTTCCGGCATTTGAAAGGTTAAAGTCGGTGTTGgaggctcttgtcggtgtatcattctccattcttgtctatgtTATACAAGTTCACTATCTAATTTATAGTCACTttctcaattctcaattatttattgcattccatgtgaCAATGGGGTATTACATAGGTATAGGAACTATAACATGGGCATAGCAACATTGAAgggaagatagatagatagatatagcttttattatgaacttattgtgcaatttttttttttttttattagcttatacttaatataaaaaaaagatgtgtttaattatgctcttcatccatttgtcttttgacaaaggcctcctccagctctttccacttatccctgtctctcgccagccttctccacatatttcctgctgtattttttatttcttcttcccatctcttaattggtcttcctctctttcttgttCCATATCTGGGGTACCACTCGGTTACGTCTTTTGTCCATTTCTCAATTTTTTCTCGCATCATATGTCCAGTCCAATGCCATTTGATTTTTCTTATGTGTTCTGTTATGTCTTTGACCTTCGTCTTTTTCCTTATATCGGTCAGTCTCACTCTGTCTTTTCTTCTAACTTAGGATGCTCCTCTCCATACTGTTCTGacaaacttgaatttttttggcTTGAACTTTCGTAAGAGACCATGTTTGACATCCATACGATAGACAAGGCAGAATGCAAGAGTTGAAGATTTTTGCTTTCGAGTGCATGGGAAAGTAACTGTCCTTCATTATTTCTCTGAGAGACCAGTATCTTTTCCATCCCAACAATATCCTTTGTTGCACTTCTTTGTTCATTTGATCTTTTGGTGATATGATCATTGAAGGGAAgagtgtattaaaataaaaaaatgcctcTCGTATTTCGTGTCTCGTGTTTTTCTTTGAAAGATTCATGCATGATAATGAAAAGTGCATGAATTTTAAAAGTGACTGTAAATTCAAACTAATAACTAACTATTTTTTTAGACTAATTCGTTTTGTAATGATAAAATACTAGATATGGCCATTCATTCTGGCATAATCAAcaagagtggctcaagccttgaaaaaaattggataaaaaaaaacaaaatgaattaataaaaaaaattgtagacCAGCCCCCTCTAATTTCCAGAAGCACAGTCCACTACAGCACAGAGGAGCAGCGAGCGGACACGGAGGGAGAGAAGGCGCCCCCCCTGCCCGCCACTGTTGAGGAGTGCCACAAGAAGATTGAGGAGCTCACCACCGAGCTTACTGCCGTCAGACAACAGGCCAAAGACTTAGACGTGAGTCGTACTTTGTagaaatcatacatacatacataaactcacgccaatgaTCTCATAGAAGTTTATAAAATACTACAAGGGCACTACAACATTAAACAATTAAGCACTGAGCACAATTGAGCACTCACTGAAACTGTACAAGATCCATGTGCAAGCAACCCCAGAAAACATTTTCTCCCCAACCGCGTAGTGGGCTCATGGAACAAGCTTCCAGAGTCAGTGATCAGTGCACCATCAGTGAACTCATTTAAGAATAGACTTGacgaacattataaaaaaacaaaaacccaagTGCAGTGATGTACACGCATCAGCTTATGCTGCtagtgtacttaataaataataataatatttccaaTCGGgttgagcagagactatgaaatttcatttgcttcgatcctgacacacttctcttgcttcctccacattcatcaatcgtttcatacacgcacgccggatcAGAAtagattgtactgaaccttttggACATCCCCAAATGGTcaatgtaaaatatactttgttgGTAAAGTGGCTgtgaatttgagaagcagtagagctatcgtagttatctgtttgcaggagttgtaaaagagagtgggtttgaaccggcgaaagcagttttcatacaaaagcgTAAGGCTTTTCctatctctttcttctattctgtggatacaatgtacgtccttctaggtcttcctctgccagctctacacCTTCACCTTATGCCACTCATGAAATGCTTTCAGGACAAGTACAAGCGAGCGCTGGCGGACGGCGAGAACACGCGGCGCCGCATGATGAAGCAGGTGGAGGACGCGAAGGCCTTCGCCATACAGAGCTTCTGCAAGGACCTCCTAGATGTGAGTACTACCGCCGCTCAAGGTAGACTAGACAaaagacaaaaattaaaaaaaaaatacattacatatattacataactagctgtaaaactactactacatcggaagctgtatcgctgagggaaagacgtggccagaaaaacctcccagcacaggacgctactcctactgtttcatgttttcctttctattTTTTAAGTCCGGTttgtattacaaataaaattaaatacaatggaaaaaaaaataaagacactAATCCAagacccaaaaaaaaaatacaatggaagatacaatggtattccaattgcagacggtggaaggaaagtgaaaaataaagagagttTATGTGACATATTCATAGAAACAGTGTTTtgtgagctccctgacagaaacAGGCTTCAGACACTaagagttgatgaggtcggaCATTTATCTCACAAGCCCCCTTAGAGTggataaatttaatataatttttgccCCCAAAGGTGGCGGACACGCT is a window encoding:
- the LOC126378977 gene encoding grpE protein homolog, mitochondrial isoform X2, with protein sequence MASLKVYSVGRLAKYVTDSTLRNLRSSVYSTVHYSTEEQRADTEGEKAPPLPATVEECHKKIEELTTELTAVRQQAKDLDDKYKRALADGENTRRRMMKQVEDAKAFAIQSFCKDLLDVADTLAAAAESVPETELSEGGAGEAGGAAAALRQLHDGVRLTRAQLTQVFSRHGLVAVSPLREKFDPNLHEALFQQEVEGAEAGTVVAVSKVGYKLHERCVRPALVGVAKPSS
- the LOC126378977 gene encoding grpE protein homolog, mitochondrial isoform X1; protein product: MASLKVYSVGRLAKYVTDSTLRNLRSSVYRSTVHYSTEEQRADTEGEKAPPLPATVEECHKKIEELTTELTAVRQQAKDLDDKYKRALADGENTRRRMMKQVEDAKAFAIQSFCKDLLDVADTLAAAAESVPETELSEGGAGEAGGAAAALRQLHDGVRLTRAQLTQVFSRHGLVAVSPLREKFDPNLHEALFQQEVEGAEAGTVVAVSKVGYKLHERCVRPALVGVAKPSS